Part of the Streptomyces sp. NBC_01264 genome, GCGCCCGTCTCGGCCTGGGCCAGCGCCGACCAGGGCTCGTACCCGCGCTGGATGATGTCCGCGGCCCGGTCCAGGATCGCCGCCCGCTCCTCCGGCTTCGTCCGGGACCAGCCCTCGAAGGCCGCGGCCGCGGCGCGCGCCGCGTCCTCGACCTGGCCGCGCGAGGCCTCGGGGGCCAGGCCGACGACGGATTCGTCGGCCGGGTTGACCACCTCGTAGTGCCCGCCGGCCGGCTCGACCCACTCGCCGCCGATGAAGAGTCTCTGGGCGTGGGGCTTCTGCGGGTTGTCCTGCGCGTTGCCCGTAGCGCTGCTCACCTGGTGCTCACCGTCCTCGTGTCCCGGCCCGAACGGAGCACGATCCCCGGGATCGCCCCCGTGACCTCGTCGTCGCGGATGGTCTCCACGCCGTTGACGCGTACGGACACCATGCCGATGGCCCGCGCGTCCAGCCGCGGGCTGTCCCCGGGCAGGTCGTGCACGAGCGTCGCGGGGCCGGCCTCGATCCGCTCCGGGTCGAAGAGCACCAGGTCCGCGTGGAAGCCCTCGGTGATCCGGCCGCGCTCGCGCAGCCCGAACAGCTGGGCCGGGTCGTCGGTGAGCATCCGTACCGCCTGCTCCAGCGGCACCAGCTTGCGCCCGCGCAGGCAGTCCCCGAGGAACCGGGTCGTGTACGGGGCTCCGCACATCCGGTCCAGGTGGGCGCCGGCGTCGGAGCCGCCGAGCATGACGTCCTCGTGCTGCCAGGTCTCGGCGCGCAGCGCCCAGCTCGCCGGGTCGTTGTCGGTGGGCATGGGCCAGAGCACCGTACGCAGGTCGTCGTTGGCGCAGATCTCCACCAGGCACTGGAAGGCGTCCTGGCCGCGCTCGGCGGCGATGTCGTTGACGACGCGGCCGGACAGGCCCTCGTTGGCCTCGCTGTAGGTGTCGCCGATGACGTAGCGGCCGAAGTTGGCCAGGCGCCGGAAGACCCCGGCCTCCTTGCTGGCCGCGCGGACCAGCATCTCGGCGCGCACGTCGGCGTCGCGCAGCTTCGCGATGCGCTCGGGGACGGGCAGGCCCAGGATCTCGCCCCAGCCGGGGATGAGGTTGAGGGCGCAGAAGGTGCCGAGCGACATGTTCATGGGCGTCAGGATCGGCATCGTCAGCGCGACGATGCGGCCGCCGGCCTTGCGGGCGCGCTCGCTGGGGATCAGCTGGCGCGGCACGCGCTCGGGGACGGAGGCGTCGATGGTGAGCACGTTCCAGTTCAGGGGCCGTCCGGCGGCCGCGCTCATCTCGACGAAGAGGTCGATCTCCTCGTCGGCGAACTGGTCGAGGCAGCCCGCGACGATCGCTTCGAGCTGGGTGCCCTCGTGCTCGGAGACCGCCCGGGAGAGCGCGAGGAGCTCCTCGGGCTTGGCGTGCCGGGAGGCGACGGGGGCGCCGGAGCCGTCGGAGTGGGTGGAGGACTGGGTGGTCGACAGGCCCCAGGCGCCGGCGTTCATGGCGTCGTGGAACAGGTCGAGCATCGCCTGCATCTGCTCTTCGGTGGGCTGGCCGCCGACGGCGTCCTCGCCCATGACGTGCCGGCGCAGCGCGCAGTGGCCGACCATGAAGCCGGCGTTGACCGCGATGCGGCCGTCGAGCGCGTCGAGGTACTCGCCGAAGGTGGACCAGGTCCAGTCGACGCCCTCTTCGAGGGCCTTGAGCGCCATGCCCTCGACCTTGCTCATCATGCGGCGGGTGTAGTCGGCGTCTTCCGGGCGGGCCGGGTTGAGGGGGGCCAGGGTGAATCCGCAGTTGCCGCCCGCGACGGTGGTCACTCCGTGGTTCATGGAGGGGGTCGCGTACGGGTCCCAGAAGAGCTGGGCGTCGTAGTGCGTGTGGGGGTCTATGAAGCCGGGGGTGAGTACGAGGCCTTGCGCGTCCTCGCTGGTCGTGGCGGGTTCGGTGACGGTGCCGGGCTCGGCGATGACGGCGATCCGGCCGTCGCGTATCCCGACGTCGGCGACGCGGGCGGGGGCGCCGGTGCCGTCCACGACGGTGGCGCCCTTGATCAAGTGGTCGAGCATGACGTCCTCTCTGCCGGTGTTCGCGTTACGCGCCGTCTCCTGGGGCTCCGCCCCAGACCCCGCTCCTCAAACGCCGGAGGGGCTGGATTCGGCCGGCGTGGCCCGCACGTGCGGGTCGCAGGTCCCTGCCGAATCCGGCCCCTCCGGGCAAGATCCAGCCCCGCCGGCGTTTGAGGCGCCGCCGGAGGCGCATGTGGCCGGGCCCACGAGCCAGGCGCGGGAGGAGGCCGGCCTCAGCCGGATCCAGCCCCTCCGGCGTTTGAGGAGCGGGGGTCCGGGGGCTGGTCCCCGGGAGCGGTGCCGCAGGGGGCCGACCCCGGGAGCGGGGCCGCGGGCGGACCGCCCAGGGCCCCGGTCGGGGGTCTTCGGCCGGCCGCGGCCTCCGTGCAACCCCCGGCCGGGGCCGGTACGGGGCGGCGGTCCGGGAAGACGCCGCCCCCGTTCCCCCGCGGGCTACGCGCCTTCGCGGAAGCGCGTGGTGCGGTGCACCGGGTCGGTGTCGATGTGCGGGATGACGTGCTCGCCGATGAGCTTGATGGTGGTCATCGTGTCCTCGGGCGAGACGCCGGTCGGCAGGCCGAAGGAGAGCTGGTCGGCGCCGGCCTCCTCCCAGCGCTTGCACTGGGCGCGCACCTCGGAGGGGTCGCCGCAGATGAGCAGCTCCTCCTCGATCAGCAGCTCGATGATCTCCGCGTTGTACTCGGGGAGGATCTCGGGCCACTCGGGGATCATCTCGGGGCGCGGGAAGGTGTCGTGGTAGCGGAAGACCAGCGACTGGAAGCGGTTCATGTTGGCGTTGACGGCGATCTCGACGGCCTTGTCGTGGGTCTCGGCGCAGATCGCGGTCGAGGTGACCATGACGTTGTCGTTGACGAAGGCGCCGATGGCCTTCGCCTCCTGGATCGCGGTCTTGTACTGCTCCAGCACCCAGGCCATGTCGGAGACCTTCTGGACGCTGAAGCCGAGGACTCCGAGGCCCTTCTTGGCGGCCATTGCGTACGAGGAGGGGGAGCCGGCGGCGTACCACATGGCCGGGTGGGCCTTGCCGTACGGCTTGGGGAAGATCTTCCGGGGCGGGAGGGACCAGTGCTTGCCCTGGAACCCCTCGTACTCCTCCTGGAGGAACATCTTGGGGAACTCGGCGATGGTCTCTTCCCAGATCTCCTTGGTGCCGTTCATGTCCTCGATGCCGGGAAGGAAACCGAGGATCTCGTGGCTGCCGGCGCCGCGGCCGGTGCCGAACTCGAAGCGCCCCTTGGAGAGGTGGTCGAGCATGGCGACCTTCTCGGCCACCTTGACCGGGTGGTTGACCGGGGCGAGCGGGTTGAAGATGCCGGAGCCGAGGTGGATGCGCTCGGTGGCGTGAGCGAGGTACCCGAGGAACACCTCGTTCGCCGAAAGGTGCGAGTACTCCTCCAGGAAGTGGTGCTCGGAGGCCCAGGCGTACTTGAACCCGGACTTGTCCGCCTGGATGACGTACTCGGTCTCCTCGATCAGCGCCTTGTGCTCTGCCTCGGGGTCGACCTTGGACCGTGCCTCAGGCACGTATCCCTGCACAAAGAGCCCGAATTCCAAGGGGATTCACCGTCCTTCTGTTTCTGACGTTGCGTCAGATTTGATGTCACGACTGTTCCATCGCGGGGGCGGGAGCGTCAATACCTGACGCTCCATCAGATACGGTCGGAGGGTCGCGGGAGGACCGCTAGGCGATGCTGACGCCCGCCATCCAGCCGCCGTCGATCACGAACGGCTGGCCGGTGATGTACGAGGAGTCCTCGCTGGTCAGGAACAGCGCCAGCTTGGCTATCTCCTCCGGCTGACCCACCCGGCCCATCGGCACCACGCGCTTGTAGAGGTCCGCCATGGCGTCCCGGGCCTCCTGCGGCAGGTCCGCCGGATTCGTGTTCCCGGGCGTGGCCATCGCGGTGTCCACGGCCCCCGGGCACATCGCGTTGACCCGGATGTTCTTCGCGGCCAGTTCCAGCGCGGCCACCCGGGTCAGGCCGAGGATCGCCGCCTTGGTCGCCGCGTACGTGCCCACGTACGCCATGCCCGTCAGGCCCGTGTACGAGGAGGTGTTCACGATCGTGCCGCCGCCGGCCGCCTCGATCTCCGGGGCCACCGACTTGATGCCGAGGAAGGCACCGACCTGGTTGACCTGGACCACCTGCTGGAACTCCTCCAGCGGGGTCGCGGTCAGTTCGTTGAAGCGCAGGATGCCCGCGTTGTTGACCAGGCCGTTGATCTCGCCGAAGGCCTCCTTGGCCACCGCGATGGCGGCCGCCCAGTCCTCCTCCCGGCTCACGTCCATCCGTACGTACCGGGCCCGGTCCTCGCCGATCTCCTTGGCGACCGCCGCGCCCTGCTCGTCCAGCACGTCGCCCAGGAGCACCTTGGCGCCCTCCGCGGCGAAGAGCCGGGCCTCCTGCTCGCCCTGGCCGCGCGCGGCGCCCGTGATGATGACGACGCGTCCGTCCAGCTTGCCTGGCTTGCCCATGCGTTGACCCCTAGCTCGCTAGTCGTTGAGGAGCGGGCCCACTTCGGACCCGAAAGCCGTGATCTGGTCGATGAGTTCGGCCCGGTCGCGGTTGCGGAAGCGGACCTGGATCTGGTCGATGCCGATCGCCTTGTACGCGCGCAGCGACTCGGCGAGCGCCTCCGCCTTGCCGGTGAGGGTCCGGCGGCCGGTTTCCCAGCCGGGCTCGCCGACGTACAGCGGGGCGGTGATCGCGCCGAACTCCACGGGTCCCGTGACCCCGGCCTCGGCGCGCAGCTCCTTGATCCGGGCGATCTGCGCCGGGAGCTTGTCGAGGGGGTCGCCCTGCGGGAGCCAGCCGTCGCCGCGCACGGCGGCCCGGCGGACGGCGGCGGGCGAGGAGCCGCCCACCCAGACCGGGATCCGGGACTGGACGGGCCGGGGCAGCTGCCCGAGGTCCTTGAAGGAGAACAGCTCGCCCTCGAACTCCGGGTACTCCTCGGGGCCCAGCGCGGCGCGCAGGGCGTCGAGGGTCTCGTCGAGGACGGCGCCGCGGCGCGCGAAGTCCACGCCGAGCACCTCGAACTCCTCCTTCACGTGCCCGGCGCCGACGCCGAGGATCAGCCGGCCGCCGGAGAGGTGGTCGACGGTGGCGTACTGCTTGGCGCTGAGCAGCGGGTGGCGCAGGCCAAGGATGGCGACGTGGCTGAGCAGCCGTACGTTCTCGGTGATCCCGGCCAGGAAGGAGAGGGTGGCGATCGGGTCGTACCAGATGGTGCTCATGGGGCCGGCCATGTGCCGCGGGATGGCCACGTGGTCGCAGGTGGCGACGTAGCCGAAGCCCGCCCGGTCGGCCGCCCTCGCTATCGCGGCGAGGTCCGCCGCGCCCGCCGTGGCCTCCCAGGGCTCGGCGTAGATGGTGCTCTGCGACTGGATCGGGAGCTGCATCCCGTAGACCAGCCGACCTTCCGGAAACACGCGCGCCATGGGCCGTACCCGCCTCGTCCTCGACTGCCGATTCGTCATACCCGTGCGGGGGCCATCGTCGTAGCTGACGGGTCGTCAGGCAAGGGGTCGGCGGGATACGCGTCCGCGTCCTGGATGTGAGCCCGTGACCTCGTGAGGGGTGTGCCGCGAGCGACCGGCCGCTAGGGTGCCGCCCGTGGATCTCTTTCTGACACTGGTCAGCGGGCTGGCGTGGACCCTCGTGTACGCCGAGGCGATCCGGGTGGGGCTGCGCGACCGGACGTACGCGATGCCCGTCGCCGCGCTCGCGCTGAACTTCGCGTGGGAATCGACCTATGCCGTACGGGAGTTCAGCGTCGGGGTCTCCGCGCAGGGCATCGTCAACGTGGTGTGGGCCCTCGCCGACATCGTCATCGTGTACACGTATCTGCGCTACGGGCGGGCCGAGTTGCCCGGCTTCGTGACCCGGCCGCTGTTCGCCGTCTGGACCGCGCTCCTCTTCGCGAGCGCCTTCGCCGTGCAGTGGCTCTTCCTCGCCCACTTCGGCCACCACGACGCGAGCCGCTACTCCGCGTTCCTGCAGAACCTGCTGATGTCCGGCCTGTTCATCGCCTTCTACGCGAGCCGGCGCGGCCCGACCGGACAGTCCCTGGTCATCGCGGTCGCCAAATGGCTCGGCACGCTCGCGCCGACCGTCCTCTTCGGTGTCATCGAGGACGCCCCATTCATCCTCGGGCTGGGGCTGCTCTGCTGCGTCTTCGACCTCGCGTACATCGCACTGCTCGCCCGGAACCCGGCCGCGCGCGAGCCCGTCAGAAGCCCTTCGGCCCCATCACGATGACCGGCTTGGCCGCCGGGTCGAGGGTCTCCAGGACCTTCTGCATGGCGGCCTTCGGGATGCCCACGCAGCCCTGAGAGGGGCCGTCGTGGTCCACGTGGAGCCAGATGTTGCCGCCCTTCTGTTCGCCCTCGGGCTTCGTCGGGTCGAGCGGGCTCACGCCCGTCCTGCGGTTGAAGTCGATGGCGACGACGTAGTCGAAGGAGCCGCTCAGCGACTCCCCGTTGACCCCGAGGCCGCTCGCCACGAAGCCGCTGTCCTGGTCGTACGGGAACTTCGTGCCCGGCGGCTTCGCCAGTAGCCCGCCCGCGTCGGTCAGCGCGAACACGCCCTCGGGGGAGGTCAGGTCCCCGTACGTACGCTCCGTCGACCAGCCCTTGGCTCCGTTGCGCGCGGGCCAGCTCTGGCTCTTCAGCCAGTCGGTGCCGGCCGCGGGGCGGCTGTACAGGGTCGCGGTGGACTCCGAGGAGTCCTTCGCCTTCCCGGTGACCAGGATCAGCTGGCGGGCGTCCGCGGGGATCTTCGCCCGGGTCCGCTCGCTGACCTCGGGCAGCCCCTGGAAGGGATCGCGCTCGGCGGCCCGCGCGGCCCGCTGCTCGGCGGGCGGGCGGGCGTCCGCTGCCGCCGGGGCGGCGGCGTTGGCCGGCGGGTCGTGCGCCAGGTACACCCAGGCCGCGCCGAAGCCGAGCAGTCCCAGGGCGGCCGCGAAGGCCAGTGGGCGCGAACCGCGCGGGCCCCGGGGGGCGCGGTCGCCGCGGTCGGCGCGCCGCTTACCGCCGGCCCGGGTGCGCCGGGTCGGGCCGGTCTGGCCGGTCGGGCCGCTCTGGCTGGTCGCACCGGGTGTGCGGGACGGACGGGTCGCGCGGGAGCCGGCTCGGGCGTGCTTGCTCATTGACCCGACCGTACACAGCCGATCTTCATTTTTGTTGACCGGTCAAGCGCCCGGCGTTTCCCCGGCGGATCGCGCGGCCGGTGACCCGGCCGGGAACCAGACCCGGACCGTCAACCCGCCGCCCGGCGCCGGGTTGGCCCGCGCCGTCAGTTCCGCGCCGTGCGCCCGCGCGATCGACGCGACGATCGAGAGCCCCAACCCGGCGCCCTCGCCCGCCGTATGCTGCCGCTCCGCCCTCCGCCGGAAGGGCTCCAGCAGCCGCGGCACGTCCTGCGGCTCGAGCACCGGACCGGTGTTGGAGACCGTCAGCACCCCCTCCGGGGACACCGTCACCTCCAGGCGGCCGCCCGCGCGGTTGTGACGTACGGCATTGGCCAGCAGGTTCCGTACGAGGTGCCCGAGGAGGGTCCGGTCGCCCGTGACGGTCAGCGGCGCGAGGTCCCGTACGAGGACCAGGTCCTGAGGGGCCGTCGCCTCGACGGCCGCCAGCTCCGTCTCCGCGAGTCCGGCCAGGTCCACCGGCTCCGTCGCCTCCAGCCCCTCCTCCGAGACGGCGAGCAGGAGCAGCGACTCCACGAGGTGCTGGCTGGAATCCGCGACCTCGATGAGCTTCGAGCGGATCCGGGCCACCTTCTGCGGCGGCGGGTCCCCCGCCAGGCCGATCTCGGCGGCCGCCCGCTGGACGGCGAGCGGGGTGCGCAGCTCGTGGGCGGCGTTCGCGGCGAACCTGCGCTGCGCCCCGACCAGGTCCTCCATCCGGTCGAGCATCCCGTCGAAGGTGTCCGCGAGCCGCTTGAGTTCGCCGGGCGGGGCCTGGAGGCCGATCCGCTCGTGGAGGTTGGCGCCGGACAGCCGCCGGGCCGTCTCGGTGATCACGCTGACGGGGCGCAGGACGCGGCCGGCCATCCACCAGGCCAGCCAGATGGACAGGACGGCGAAGACGGCGAGGGCGACGAGGGAGACGACCAGCAGCTCGTGGAGGGTGGCCTGCTCGACGGCGGTGGAGAGGTTGCGGGTGGCCTGCCACTGGGCGAGCAGCTCCGGCGAGGGGGTGGCGCCGGGGTCGAGCTTCTCGGCGGGGACGGGGAACTTCTGGCCCTCCACCGCGGGCGGCGGGGTGCCCTGATAGGCCGGCACGGTGGTCGTGACGGCTCCGCTGATGCGGCTGTAGAGGCCGTTGCGGAGCAGGATGTTGATCAGTGCGATCAGTCCGCCGCCCGCGAGGAGCAGCAGGGACCCGTAGAGGGCGGTGAGACGGGCGCGCTCGGATCGGAGCACTGCTCTCACCGTGGATCACCGATCCGGCCGTCGTCACCGCTCGGGTGGTCGTCACCGATCCGGTGGTCGTCACCGATCCGGTATCCGGCGCCCGGCACCGTCTCGATCAGCGGCGGCGCCCCCAGCTTGGCGCGCAGCTTGCTCAGGGTCACCCGTACGGCATTGGTGCTGTACGAGGTGTCCTCCTCCCACACCTGCTCGATCAGGTCGTCGTTGCCGAGGACGGCGCCCTCGGCGCGCAGCAGCGCCTCCAGCACGGCGAACTCCTTGCGGGACAGCGTCAGCCTGCGCCCCTCCCGGGTGGCGGAGCGGCGCGCGACGTCCACTGCCACGCCGGCCCGTTCCAGCACCGGCGGCAGGGCCGGCTGGACGCGCCGCCCCAGGGCCAGGACGCGGGCGAGGAGCTCGTCGTAGGCGAAGGGCTTGGTGAGGTAGTCGTCGGCGCCGAGGCCCAGGCCCTCCACCCGGTCCCGTACGGTTCCTGAGGCCGTCAGCATCAGGACGCGGGTCGGCAGCCGGTCGCGCACCACCTGGCGGCAGACCTCGTCGCCGTGCAGGCCCGGCAGGTCCCGGTCGAGGATCAGGACGTCGTACGCGCCCAGGCGCAGGCGGTTCAGGGCCTCCAGGCCGTCACTCGCCTCGTCCACGGCCAGCGCGTCGCCGCGCAGCCCCTCGGCGATCATCTCCCGCAGGAACTCCTCGTCCTCCACCACCAGAACTCGCATGGCGTCCTCTTTACCGGAGAGGAGCATTTCGCCGTTGTAAGCACGAGCCGTTAGAGAAGCGAAACCCGCTGTTCGCGCAGGCTCGGGCCCATGAAGCGATCCACGACCATGACCACGGCCGCGCTCCTCACCGGCCTCACCCTCTTCGTCACCGCGTGCACGGGCGGCGCCGGCGGCTCCGACGGAAAGAAGGACGAGAAGAACGACTCCTCGAGCTCCAGCGGCACGGGCGGCAGCGGTGGCGGCGCGGACGCCGACAACGCCCTCAAGCTGCGCAAGTGCCTGCGCGACAACGGCGTCGACGCCCCCGACCCGAAGCCCGGCGAGGACCCGCGCGGCATGACGCTGGGCGCGGGCGCGGACCAGGAGGTCCTGAAGAAGGCCATGGAGAAGTGCGGGATGCAGGCCCCCGGCTCCGGCGGCGAGACATCGCAGGCGGAGAAGGACAAGGCCCTCAAGCAGGCCAAGTGCATGCGGGACAACGGCTTCGACATGCCCGACCCTGAGTTCAACGGGAACATGCGGTCCGGGGTCTCGATACCCGACGGCGCCGACAAGGACAAGTTCATGGCCCAGCTGAACAAGTGCAGCGGGGACCAGTGAGCAAGGGCAAGAAGTGGGTCCTGGGCTCACTGGCCGTCGTACTCGCCGTCACGGGCGGCGGGTACGCGGTCGTCGCCCAGGCCGGGACGGACGGCGGTGGCGACGGCGGCGGCTCGAAGCAGGGCCGCGCGGACGGGCTGCCGGGGGCCACGTCGCCGGTCACGCGGAGCGACCTGAGCGCCGTGGTCAAGGCCGACGGGACGCTGGGCTTCGCGAAGGAGCGCAAGCTCAACGCGGTGGGCTTGGACGCGGCGGGCGGGGCGGGTGGGGCAGGTGGCGCCGGTGGCACCCCGGGCGCGGGTGGGGCTGGTGGGGCCGGAGCGGGCTCCGGGTCCGCCACCCTGACGTGGGTGGCGCCCCCCGGCTCCTCCGTCGAGCGCGACGGCAAGCTCTACGAGGTCAACGGCAAGCCGGTGCGTCTGATGTACGGCTCCACCCCCATGTACCGGTCCCTGAAGTCCGGGGACAAGGGCGAGGACGTCAAACAGCTCAAGCAGAACCTCCAGGCCCTCGGCTTCGG contains:
- a CDS encoding N-acyl-D-amino-acid deacylase family protein; amino-acid sequence: MLDHLIKGATVVDGTGAPARVADVGIRDGRIAVIAEPGTVTEPATTSEDAQGLVLTPGFIDPHTHYDAQLFWDPYATPSMNHGVTTVAGGNCGFTLAPLNPARPEDADYTRRMMSKVEGMALKALEEGVDWTWSTFGEYLDALDGRIAVNAGFMVGHCALRRHVMGEDAVGGQPTEEQMQAMLDLFHDAMNAGAWGLSTTQSSTHSDGSGAPVASRHAKPEELLALSRAVSEHEGTQLEAIVAGCLDQFADEEIDLFVEMSAAAGRPLNWNVLTIDASVPERVPRQLIPSERARKAGGRIVALTMPILTPMNMSLGTFCALNLIPGWGEILGLPVPERIAKLRDADVRAEMLVRAASKEAGVFRRLANFGRYVIGDTYSEANEGLSGRVVNDIAAERGQDAFQCLVEICANDDLRTVLWPMPTDNDPASWALRAETWQHEDVMLGGSDAGAHLDRMCGAPYTTRFLGDCLRGRKLVPLEQAVRMLTDDPAQLFGLRERGRITEGFHADLVLFDPERIEAGPATLVHDLPGDSPRLDARAIGMVSVRVNGVETIRDDEVTGAIPGIVLRSGRDTRTVSTR
- a CDS encoding LLM class flavin-dependent oxidoreductase, yielding MEFGLFVQGYVPEARSKVDPEAEHKALIEETEYVIQADKSGFKYAWASEHHFLEEYSHLSANEVFLGYLAHATERIHLGSGIFNPLAPVNHPVKVAEKVAMLDHLSKGRFEFGTGRGAGSHEILGFLPGIEDMNGTKEIWEETIAEFPKMFLQEEYEGFQGKHWSLPPRKIFPKPYGKAHPAMWYAAGSPSSYAMAAKKGLGVLGFSVQKVSDMAWVLEQYKTAIQEAKAIGAFVNDNVMVTSTAICAETHDKAVEIAVNANMNRFQSLVFRYHDTFPRPEMIPEWPEILPEYNAEIIELLIEEELLICGDPSEVRAQCKRWEEAGADQLSFGLPTGVSPEDTMTTIKLIGEHVIPHIDTDPVHRTTRFREGA
- a CDS encoding SDR family NAD(P)-dependent oxidoreductase, with product MGKPGKLDGRVVIITGAARGQGEQEARLFAAEGAKVLLGDVLDEQGAAVAKEIGEDRARYVRMDVSREEDWAAAIAVAKEAFGEINGLVNNAGILRFNELTATPLEEFQQVVQVNQVGAFLGIKSVAPEIEAAGGGTIVNTSSYTGLTGMAYVGTYAATKAAILGLTRVAALELAAKNIRVNAMCPGAVDTAMATPGNTNPADLPQEARDAMADLYKRVVPMGRVGQPEEIAKLALFLTSEDSSYITGQPFVIDGGWMAGVSIA
- a CDS encoding LLM class F420-dependent oxidoreductase; amino-acid sequence: MARVFPEGRLVYGMQLPIQSQSTIYAEPWEATAGAADLAAIARAADRAGFGYVATCDHVAIPRHMAGPMSTIWYDPIATLSFLAGITENVRLLSHVAILGLRHPLLSAKQYATVDHLSGGRLILGVGAGHVKEEFEVLGVDFARRGAVLDETLDALRAALGPEEYPEFEGELFSFKDLGQLPRPVQSRIPVWVGGSSPAAVRRAAVRGDGWLPQGDPLDKLPAQIARIKELRAEAGVTGPVEFGAITAPLYVGEPGWETGRRTLTGKAEALAESLRAYKAIGIDQIQVRFRNRDRAELIDQITAFGSEVGPLLND
- a CDS encoding sensor histidine kinase, whose translation is MLRSERARLTALYGSLLLLAGGGLIALINILLRNGLYSRISGAVTTTVPAYQGTPPPAVEGQKFPVPAEKLDPGATPSPELLAQWQATRNLSTAVEQATLHELLVVSLVALAVFAVLSIWLAWWMAGRVLRPVSVITETARRLSGANLHERIGLQAPPGELKRLADTFDGMLDRMEDLVGAQRRFAANAAHELRTPLAVQRAAAEIGLAGDPPPQKVARIRSKLIEVADSSQHLVESLLLLAVSEEGLEATEPVDLAGLAETELAAVEATAPQDLVLVRDLAPLTVTGDRTLLGHLVRNLLANAVRHNRAGGRLEVTVSPEGVLTVSNTGPVLEPQDVPRLLEPFRRRAERQHTAGEGAGLGLSIVASIARAHGAELTARANPAPGGGLTVRVWFPAGSPAARSAGETPGA
- a CDS encoding response regulator transcription factor, which codes for MRVLVVEDEEFLREMIAEGLRGDALAVDEASDGLEALNRLRLGAYDVLILDRDLPGLHGDEVCRQVVRDRLPTRVLMLTASGTVRDRVEGLGLGADDYLTKPFAYDELLARVLALGRRVQPALPPVLERAGVAVDVARRSATREGRRLTLSRKEFAVLEALLRAEGAVLGNDDLIEQVWEEDTSYSTNAVRVTLSKLRAKLGAPPLIETVPGAGYRIGDDHRIGDDHPSGDDGRIGDPR